In Methanosarcina barkeri MS, a single window of DNA contains:
- a CDS encoding DUF1622 domain-containing protein, with protein MLGVILIEVLKKPHSYQEVRKELTNKIVFGLEFFIAADVLETVLNPSQEELLLLGTVVLIRTILGYFLSKEVLEYQLD; from the coding sequence ATGTTAGGAGTTATCCTCATTGAAGTATTAAAGAAACCTCATAGCTATCAGGAAGTAAGAAAAGAACTTACAAACAAAATTGTCTTCGGACTTGAATTTTTCATTGCAGCCGATGTTCTTGAAACCGTACTTAATCCATCTCAGGAAGAACTGCTCCTGCTGGGTACGGTTGTATTGATAAGAACAATTCTTGGTTATTTCCTCAGCAAGGAAGTTTTGGAGTACCAGCTTGATTAA